A genomic window from Alkalihalobacillus sp. AL-G includes:
- a CDS encoding sodium:solute symporter, with the protein MNMAVLIPLVLVYMAIMTGLAYYGYKKTTTESDYLVGGRNIHPAVMALSYGATFISTSALVGFGGVGSIFGMGLLWLAFLNIVLGIFVAFAIFGTKIRRLSLKLDATTFPSLLGKRYDSKFITVFAGAMIFIFMPAYTSIVLIGGGRFLQESLSINFNIALFVLAAIVALYVISGGIKAVMYTDAFGAVIMLIGMVVFLVVTYIAVGGVIDGHAALTAIKDMVPESLAAGGHQGWTSMPALGSPLWWTLVSTIIMGVGIGVLAQPQLAMRCMTVKDDRALYRSVLVGGIFIFFMTGAAFMIGPLSNVYYMETTGQLAISAAGGNSDLVIPIFINDIMPNWFVYLFTLTLLSATISTVSSLIHVQATAFGEDIMNTLGIKAGFKSKKSLSRLGVIVGVIAAIILAYLLPGGIIARATAFWFGICAAGFLPALIGALYWKGATRAGAIYSIITGFAVSIIGFLFLHAAESGAIGLSNAMFGKDALLAFPWTHIDPLFYALPLSTIVFIVVSLLDKSKEVSEDFGQRAV; encoded by the coding sequence ATGAATATGGCAGTATTGATTCCGTTGGTTCTTGTTTACATGGCTATTATGACGGGTCTTGCTTATTATGGATACAAAAAGACGACGACTGAATCGGATTACCTTGTAGGGGGACGCAATATCCATCCTGCTGTTATGGCGCTTTCATATGGAGCCACTTTCATCAGTACTTCAGCACTTGTTGGATTTGGCGGAGTTGGATCTATTTTTGGAATGGGTCTTTTATGGTTGGCGTTCCTGAATATCGTCCTCGGCATTTTTGTGGCCTTTGCCATATTCGGAACCAAAATCCGAAGGCTCTCCTTAAAGCTTGATGCAACGACTTTTCCTTCATTGTTAGGGAAAAGGTATGATTCAAAGTTTATTACTGTGTTTGCGGGAGCAATGATCTTTATTTTCATGCCTGCATATACGAGTATCGTGCTTATCGGGGGTGGACGTTTCCTTCAAGAATCCCTTTCCATTAATTTTAATATTGCTTTATTCGTTCTTGCAGCAATCGTAGCATTGTATGTTATTAGCGGCGGTATTAAAGCCGTCATGTATACCGATGCATTCGGTGCAGTGATTATGTTAATCGGAATGGTTGTGTTCCTTGTAGTAACATACATAGCTGTCGGAGGCGTTATTGATGGTCATGCTGCTTTAACAGCAATCAAGGATATGGTACCTGAATCTCTTGCTGCAGGTGGACATCAAGGTTGGACGAGCATGCCGGCATTAGGTTCTCCGTTGTGGTGGACACTTGTAAGTACGATCATTATGGGTGTTGGAATCGGAGTTTTAGCACAGCCACAGCTTGCGATGCGTTGTATGACGGTAAAGGATGACCGTGCATTATATCGTTCCGTCCTAGTCGGTGGAATTTTCATCTTCTTCATGACAGGTGCTGCTTTCATGATTGGACCTCTAAGTAACGTATATTACATGGAAACAACAGGTCAACTTGCGATAAGTGCAGCAGGAGGGAATTCCGATTTAGTTATCCCGATATTCATTAATGATATTATGCCAAATTGGTTTGTTTATCTGTTTACGTTAACATTGCTATCTGCTACAATCTCAACGGTAAGTTCCTTAATTCATGTACAGGCAACCGCTTTCGGTGAAGATATTATGAATACGCTTGGAATCAAAGCAGGATTCAAGAGTAAAAAAAGCCTTTCACGTCTTGGCGTTATTGTTGGTGTGATTGCTGCAATTATCCTTGCTTATCTTCTTCCTGGAGGAATCATCGCACGTGCAACAGCATTCTGGTTCGGAATTTGTGCTGCAGGATTTTTGCCAGCACTGATCGGCGCGCTCTATTGGAAAGGTGCAACTAGAGCTGGGGCTATCTACAGCATCATTACTGGCTTTGCGGTAAGTATTATCGGATTTTTGTTCCTTCATGCTGCAGAGTCCGGGGCCATCGGGTTATCAAACGCCATGTTTGGTAAAGATGCACTCTTAGCATTCCCATGGACACATATTGATCCGTTATTTTACGCACTTCCGCTTTCAACAATTGTGTTTATCGTTGTAAGCTTACTAGATAAAAGTAAAGAAGTAAGCGAAGATTTCGGACAGAGAGCAGTCTAA
- a CDS encoding penicillin-binding protein 2, producing the protein MEQLETKKKKKNFLPLRLNLLFLFVFLLFGLLIIRLGFVQIVNGDYFRTQSELTKTIQASVQTERGKMFDRHGRLLVGNEPSFALTYIRVQGVTQEDHIRYADKLSEFIDMPIEDVTESDLKDYWIAEKGLENAFTLKLTEEELDPDNLSNEEQYELLRERITAEDLKPITSDDHLMEVVAIKRELDKASNLNITYVKKGLKTKEVARIGEHLGELEGRFSIASASDRVYPNGYTFYYGHMGAIPAELLDQYLLRGYAQNNEVGTSYLEKKYEGLLSGREKTFTFTTTKSLQPIGNPKVSMGSRGYDLVLSIDIALQKKIGEILERKIIETRNVGEGPVTSAYAVMMNPNTGEVLAMVGRELEDGKFTDDSYATLQKSFEVGSTVKGATILAVHQLGDRIPSINDKTIRLGQADDFSSYTPGIGWVDDIEALEQSSNVYMGMSIGRIAGFQFANTGGAYQARVFNNDRYRTTFQNLRDVYAQVGLGVKTGIDLPEEGLGYEGPISQNPGVLLYYTIGQYDTYTPIQMAQYVSTIANGGYRVQPHLLKEVRKSTGTNEELGPLISEYETQVINRIDNTTESLKRVQQGFYQVTHGNRGTARGNGPGGLSDTKIAGKTGTAQIDGPGRYNLTFVGYAPYDDPEVAFSVIVPNLNSGHVNVEIAKEIVKAYQESKSPQPETSTDKENEDAQSDS; encoded by the coding sequence ATGGAACAGTTAGAGACAAAGAAAAAGAAGAAAAATTTTCTCCCTCTAAGATTAAATCTACTGTTCTTGTTTGTTTTTTTGTTGTTCGGACTACTGATCATTAGGCTTGGATTCGTACAAATCGTTAACGGTGATTACTTTCGTACACAGTCGGAGCTTACAAAAACGATACAAGCATCTGTCCAAACGGAACGAGGAAAAATGTTCGACCGTCATGGACGGCTTCTTGTTGGAAACGAGCCTTCATTTGCACTTACGTACATAAGGGTCCAAGGAGTAACACAGGAGGATCATATTCGGTATGCGGATAAACTCTCGGAGTTCATCGACATGCCGATTGAAGATGTTACAGAATCTGATCTAAAAGATTATTGGATTGCTGAAAAGGGACTGGAAAATGCCTTCACGTTGAAATTGACAGAGGAAGAGCTTGATCCCGATAATCTTTCGAACGAAGAACAATATGAATTATTAAGAGAACGGATTACTGCGGAAGATCTTAAACCGATCACATCCGACGACCATTTGATGGAAGTCGTCGCAATTAAGCGTGAATTGGATAAAGCGTCGAACCTGAATATTACGTATGTGAAAAAAGGGTTGAAGACAAAAGAGGTTGCACGAATTGGTGAGCACCTTGGAGAACTAGAAGGACGCTTCAGCATTGCCTCTGCATCCGATCGTGTCTACCCGAATGGATATACATTCTATTACGGACATATGGGGGCGATTCCGGCCGAGCTTCTAGATCAATATTTACTTCGAGGTTATGCACAGAACAACGAGGTAGGAACGAGTTACCTTGAGAAAAAATACGAGGGGCTATTAAGCGGCCGGGAAAAGACGTTCACTTTTACGACGACAAAAAGTTTACAGCCGATCGGCAATCCGAAGGTTTCAATGGGAAGCCGTGGTTATGATTTAGTGTTATCGATCGACATAGCTCTGCAAAAAAAGATCGGTGAGATACTCGAACGAAAGATCATTGAAACGAGAAATGTTGGGGAAGGACCGGTTACAAGTGCATATGCTGTAATGATGAATCCGAATACAGGTGAAGTTCTTGCAATGGTTGGAAGAGAATTAGAAGACGGGAAATTTACCGATGACTCCTATGCCACCTTGCAAAAATCATTTGAAGTCGGATCAACGGTCAAAGGTGCGACGATTCTGGCTGTCCATCAGCTTGGAGATCGTATTCCATCTATAAATGACAAAACGATCAGACTTGGCCAAGCAGATGACTTTAGTTCATATACACCTGGAATTGGTTGGGTAGATGATATTGAAGCACTAGAACAGTCTTCGAACGTTTACATGGGGATGTCAATCGGACGAATTGCTGGTTTCCAATTTGCAAATACTGGCGGGGCATATCAGGCAAGGGTCTTTAACAATGATCGATACCGTACAACTTTTCAAAACTTAAGAGATGTTTATGCACAGGTAGGTCTCGGCGTAAAGACAGGTATTGACCTTCCCGAAGAGGGTCTTGGATATGAAGGTCCGATTTCCCAAAATCCTGGGGTTTTGCTGTATTATACGATTGGTCAGTATGATACGTATACGCCGATTCAAATGGCGCAATATGTATCAACGATCGCAAATGGTGGCTATCGTGTTCAACCGCATTTATTGAAAGAAGTGCGGAAGTCAACTGGAACAAACGAAGAGTTAGGACCTTTAATTTCTGAATATGAGACACAGGTCATTAACCGGATTGATAATACAACAGAGTCATTAAAACGTGTACAGCAGGGATTTTATCAAGTGACGCATGGAAATCGAGGAACTGCACGTGGAAATGGGCCAGGAGGGTTAAGTGATACTAAGATTGCAGGAAAAACAGGAACTGCACAAATTGACGGACCTGGCAGGTACAATTTAACATTTGTCGGCTACGCACCTTATGATGATCCTGAAGTTGCCTTTTCGGTCATCGTTCCGAATTTGAACAGTGGGCATGTGAATGTCGAAATTGCAAAAGAAATCGTCAAAGCTTATCAAGAAAGCAAATCTCCTCAGCCTGAAACTTCAACTGATAAAGAAAATGAAGATGCTCAGAGTGACTCTTAA
- a CDS encoding cytochrome-c oxidase, which yields MSVKLIKISAVYFAIGVLLGMYMSMSHSYNLVPVHVHINLLGWTALTLAGIIYHLFPAASETKLAKIHFWGHNIGLPIMMIGLAFIVHGHTQVEPVIAVGATITVVSVLLFVYNILKNIKSIT from the coding sequence ATGAGTGTAAAATTGATCAAAATTTCAGCGGTGTATTTTGCAATTGGCGTTCTGTTAGGGATGTACATGTCGATGTCTCATTCTTATAACCTTGTCCCTGTCCACGTTCACATCAATTTGTTGGGATGGACTGCATTGACGCTTGCAGGTATTATTTATCACTTATTTCCTGCTGCTTCAGAAACGAAACTAGCGAAGATCCATTTTTGGGGACACAATATCGGGCTCCCGATTATGATGATCGGGCTGGCATTCATCGTTCACGGCCATACGCAAGTTGAACCCGTGATTGCAGTAGGTGCTACAATTACAGTGGTCAGTGTATTGCTATTCGTTTACAACATTTTAAAAAATATAAAAAGCATAACGTAA
- a CDS encoding metallophosphoesterase, producing MEQIAVISDVHGNIPALEAVLNDIERRGIERIICLGDMVGKGPCSELAVDIVREGCEVVVRGNWDDSITKPAETEVGTYYQNQLGQDRLDYLKTLPYSVQFWMSVRFVRLYHASQESVYTRIHPSHPHETRHAMFENTDATGEGPNGIEPDVVGYGDIHNAYIQHLRIGSVGNPLERTDASYAILEGDYGDDRPGMFNVQLVRVPYDIELAVAQAIERKVPELEYYLVELRTGVYRRSQKKLAHQ from the coding sequence ATGGAACAGATTGCAGTCATTTCTGATGTTCATGGCAACATACCAGCCTTAGAAGCAGTTCTTAATGACATTGAACGCAGAGGTATCGAGAGAATCATCTGTCTTGGTGACATGGTCGGAAAAGGACCTTGCTCAGAACTGGCAGTCGATATCGTACGTGAAGGTTGTGAGGTTGTAGTTAGAGGAAATTGGGACGATTCGATTACGAAACCTGCTGAAACGGAGGTGGGAACGTACTACCAAAACCAGCTTGGTCAAGATCGACTCGACTATTTGAAAACACTTCCTTATTCCGTTCAGTTTTGGATGAGTGTCCGTTTTGTCCGGCTTTATCACGCATCCCAGGAAAGTGTGTATACGAGAATTCACCCTAGTCATCCACATGAAACACGTCATGCCATGTTTGAAAATACAGATGCAACTGGGGAGGGGCCAAATGGGATCGAACCAGACGTAGTCGGTTATGGGGACATACATAATGCCTATATTCAGCATCTAAGAATCGGGAGTGTCGGTAATCCACTTGAACGAACGGACGCATCATACGCAATATTGGAAGGGGATTACGGTGACGATCGTCCTGGCATGTTCAATGTACAGCTTGTGCGGGTACCTTATGATATAGAGCTTGCGGTAGCTCAGGCAATCGAAAGAAAGGTGCCTGAACTGGAGTATTATCTTGTGGAACTTCGAACAGGTGTCTACCGAAGATCCCAAAAGAAACTGGCTCATCAATAA
- a CDS encoding nuclease-related domain-containing protein, with translation MKIKRKVPLIIQKLVALLRRISPTHPKRPKIEKELRNRSSGHRGEESSDYYLSYLPENKYLILKGLRLPDGKGHYFQMDTLLLSTNVSLLLEVKNHSGMLTFDQKAKQLIREYDDRVEVYPDPITQVNRQQNQLSTLIQKAKFPQIPIIPLVVISNPRTGFRTMSNQPDITKKVLHAATIPDRIEEIDLRFKGDIFTQKDIKKLARLLNKKHTPLDTNILDYFGLDQSEIISGVHCPSCYKIPMIRLRGKWSCLFCKTVSKEAHIDTLNDYALLLNTTITNKQCREFLNISSPTIANKLLFSQNLPFTGTFKDRKYQLSSPE, from the coding sequence TTGAAGATAAAACGTAAAGTACCTTTAATTATTCAAAAGTTGGTTGCATTACTCCGCCGGATATCCCCAACACATCCGAAACGACCAAAAATTGAAAAAGAATTGAGAAATAGGTCCTCAGGCCATAGAGGCGAGGAATCCTCCGATTACTATCTTTCATATCTGCCTGAAAACAAATACCTAATTCTTAAAGGTTTAAGGCTACCAGATGGGAAAGGTCACTACTTTCAAATGGATACCCTTCTTTTATCTACAAATGTATCCTTACTTTTAGAAGTGAAAAATCATTCTGGTATGTTGACGTTCGACCAAAAGGCTAAGCAGCTCATACGAGAATACGATGATCGTGTAGAGGTTTACCCTGACCCCATTACCCAAGTCAATCGGCAGCAAAACCAGCTCTCCACTTTGATTCAAAAAGCTAAATTCCCTCAAATACCGATAATTCCTCTTGTAGTTATCAGTAATCCACGAACAGGCTTCCGAACAATGAGTAATCAACCCGATATCACTAAAAAAGTCCTTCATGCAGCCACCATACCCGATAGAATTGAAGAGATAGATCTACGTTTCAAAGGTGATATCTTCACTCAAAAGGACATAAAAAAATTGGCACGTCTCCTAAACAAAAAACATACGCCATTAGATACAAACATTCTCGATTATTTTGGGTTAGACCAGTCAGAAATTATTAGCGGGGTTCATTGTCCATCTTGTTATAAAATACCTATGATACGGTTACGTGGAAAGTGGAGTTGTCTTTTTTGTAAAACGGTATCTAAGGAAGCCCATATCGATACCTTAAATGATTACGCCCTCTTATTAAACACAACCATTACGAATAAACAGTGCAGAGAGTTTTTGAACATCTCCTCTCCCACAATTGCAAACAAATTATTATTTTCTCAAAACCTCCCATTTACAGGTACTTTTAAAGATCGCAAATACCAATTATCTTCCCCTGAATAA